In the genome of Xanthomonas translucens pv. cerealis, one region contains:
- a CDS encoding TonB-dependent receptor: MRTNQLQQSLLALALSSVLAAGAHAQEPQQAPAVEATTTLDQIVVTGTPQGQSQKDAPFAISVVSKQRLDRAAPSSSVDMLRAVPGFSAEPSGGQGGGQNLYVRGLPAGGWYYVQYQEDGMTLFDEPQESFFNVDTLFSLDMMTERLEVVRGGTSPLFATNAPGGTVNAITRHGTATPEGAVRMTVGSDGLRREDAYSSGPLSENVLYSIGGYHRSDDGLRETGYTADKGGQLRGNLTFLMGDAILDVDAKYLDDRTAFYNPIPLDDPRTPSQSLSALLDPLDGTLLSNDLRRTTVPTFDSNRIVSRNLDLADGIHNKVKQLGTHLEWNLDDGLTLNNRMRFVDAEVDYTALFSGAAPSDAAAYLSTQLGRARTGFGNRVARVGYVTSRDGAVYDPAGADGLVLESGLWNARTHLRTLSDDLRLSKAFGASALGQHTLTAGVNVQHFEYAQDRLQNTVLTTLQNNAQRLDVLAYDAAGNVVGAVTQNGFVRYGNGVTRGFANGTYLSPYLWDSVRFGRFGVDAGVRYTRYSADGGVYANTTRNLGDPTTLADDSAGGLSGAFSAREDRRHATQWTLGAEFALTPQLQTFARYTKSQRLPRLQNVYQTQNAAVTDIDQAEAGLRGAFGDTFSFSTVGFWSRFNDLSISAIVLDDAGAVQTLALVGQTQTFGLESEFTWRPSAYFGMTGSVTLQDPQTRSLSNASTGASYGDLDGKQISRIPKFMASLSPTLYFDIAGHPLELSATAYRMGQRYVDYTNATALPAYTTYDLGLFAHLSNNLELQLHAANVDNSAGLTEGNARVDTLSGQGTAEAIYARPIFGRNYNASLTWRW; the protein is encoded by the coding sequence ATGCGTACCAACCAACTACAGCAGAGCCTGCTAGCGCTGGCCCTGTCTTCCGTTCTCGCCGCCGGCGCCCATGCCCAGGAGCCGCAGCAAGCGCCTGCAGTCGAAGCCACCACCACCCTGGATCAGATCGTCGTCACCGGCACCCCGCAGGGCCAGTCACAGAAGGACGCGCCGTTCGCGATCAGCGTGGTGTCGAAACAACGCCTGGATCGCGCGGCGCCGAGCAGCAGCGTCGACATGCTGCGCGCCGTGCCCGGCTTCTCGGCCGAGCCCTCCGGCGGCCAGGGTGGCGGCCAGAACCTGTACGTGCGCGGCCTGCCCGCCGGCGGCTGGTACTACGTGCAGTACCAGGAAGACGGCATGACCCTGTTCGACGAGCCGCAGGAAAGCTTCTTCAACGTCGATACGCTGTTTTCGCTGGACATGATGACTGAGCGCCTGGAAGTGGTGCGCGGCGGCACCTCGCCGCTGTTCGCGACCAACGCGCCGGGCGGCACGGTCAACGCCATCACACGCCACGGCACGGCCACGCCCGAGGGCGCGGTGCGCATGACCGTCGGCAGCGACGGCCTGCGCCGCGAGGACGCCTACAGCTCCGGCCCGCTGAGCGAGAACGTGCTCTACAGCATCGGCGGCTACCACCGCAGCGACGACGGCCTGCGCGAGACCGGCTATACCGCCGACAAGGGCGGCCAGTTGCGCGGCAATCTGACCTTCCTGATGGGCGATGCGATCCTCGACGTGGACGCCAAGTACCTCGACGACCGCACCGCGTTCTACAACCCGATCCCGCTAGACGATCCGCGCACTCCTTCGCAGTCGCTGTCGGCGCTGCTCGACCCGCTGGACGGCACCCTGCTGTCCAACGACCTGCGCCGCACCACGGTCCCGACCTTCGACAGCAACCGCATCGTGTCCCGCAACCTGGATCTGGCCGACGGCATCCACAACAAGGTCAAGCAACTCGGCACCCACCTGGAATGGAACCTGGACGATGGCCTGACCCTGAACAACCGCATGCGCTTCGTCGATGCCGAAGTGGACTACACCGCGCTGTTCTCCGGCGCCGCGCCCTCCGACGCCGCCGCCTACCTGTCCACCCAGCTCGGCCGCGCGCGCACCGGCTTCGGCAACCGCGTGGCCCGCGTCGGCTACGTCACCAGCCGCGACGGCGCCGTCTACGACCCGGCCGGCGCCGACGGCCTGGTGCTGGAAAGCGGCCTGTGGAACGCGCGCACCCACCTGCGCACGCTGTCCGACGATCTGCGCCTGAGCAAGGCGTTCGGCGCATCGGCGCTCGGCCAGCACACGCTTACCGCCGGCGTGAACGTGCAGCACTTCGAATACGCCCAGGACCGCCTGCAGAACACCGTGCTGACCACGCTGCAGAACAATGCGCAGCGCCTGGACGTGCTGGCCTACGACGCGGCCGGCAACGTGGTCGGCGCGGTCACCCAGAACGGCTTCGTGCGCTACGGCAACGGCGTCACCCGCGGCTTCGCCAACGGCACCTACCTGTCGCCGTACCTGTGGGATTCGGTGCGCTTCGGCCGCTTCGGCGTGGACGCTGGCGTGCGCTACACCCGCTACAGCGCCGACGGCGGCGTGTACGCCAACACCACGCGCAACCTCGGCGATCCCACCACCCTGGCCGACGACAGTGCGGGCGGCCTCAGCGGCGCGTTCAGCGCGCGCGAGGATCGCCGCCATGCCACGCAATGGACGCTCGGCGCCGAGTTCGCGCTGACCCCGCAGTTGCAGACCTTCGCCCGCTACACCAAGTCGCAGCGCTTGCCGCGGCTGCAGAACGTGTACCAGACGCAGAATGCGGCGGTCACCGACATCGACCAGGCCGAAGCCGGCCTGCGCGGCGCCTTCGGCGACACCTTCTCGTTCTCCACCGTTGGCTTCTGGAGCCGCTTCAACGATCTGTCGATCAGCGCGATCGTGCTCGACGACGCCGGTGCGGTGCAGACCCTGGCCCTGGTCGGGCAGACCCAGACCTTCGGCCTGGAGTCGGAGTTCACCTGGCGTCCCTCGGCGTACTTCGGCATGACCGGCTCGGTCACGCTGCAGGATCCGCAAACCCGCAGCCTGAGCAACGCCAGCACCGGCGCCAGCTACGGCGACCTGGACGGCAAGCAGATCTCGCGCATCCCCAAGTTCATGGCCTCGCTCAGCCCGACCCTGTACTTCGACATCGCCGGGCACCCGCTCGAACTGTCGGCCACGGCCTACCGCATGGGCCAGCGCTACGTCGACTACACCAACGCCACCGCGCTGCCGGCCTACACCACCTACGACCTGGGCCTGTTCGCCCACCTCAGCAACAACCTGGAACTGCAGCTGCATGCGGCCAACGTCGACAACAGCGCCGGCCTGACCGAAGGCAACGCGCGGGTGGATACGCTGTCCGGGCAAGGCACCGCCGAAGCGATCTATGCGCGGCCGATCTTCGGCCGCAACTACAACGCATCGCTGACCTGGCGGTGGTGA
- a CDS encoding glycerophosphodiester phosphodiesterase family protein produces MCYRKLLMGVAIWLPLMTATATDLPERLRDPHGDALVVSHRACWKFASENTLDGIAACIAQGVDMVEVDVRTTRDGALVLMHDERVDRTTNGHGAVADLDAAQIAALRVRSGGGGRASMLTERHPPTLAQALAAARGRVLVDLDVKAAALDHVIDVVEAAAAQRDVLLNVPLDVPQAALQRARKAGIALQVLYLQRDTALSPQQALHQAAALRPAVVQLMFDDPAVLAIAQRELAPHTRLFVNTMSNDIASGKPMRLSANYTDQRALRDPASVWGALRTQGVSMIQTDEPMALQRYLRTSDIHR; encoded by the coding sequence ATGTGCTACCGCAAACTGCTGATGGGCGTGGCGATCTGGCTGCCGTTGATGACGGCGACGGCGACGGACTTGCCGGAGCGCCTGCGCGATCCGCACGGCGATGCGCTGGTGGTGTCGCACCGCGCATGCTGGAAGTTCGCCTCGGAGAACACCCTCGACGGCATCGCCGCGTGCATCGCGCAAGGCGTGGACATGGTCGAGGTCGACGTGCGCACCACTCGCGACGGCGCGCTGGTGCTGATGCACGACGAACGCGTGGATCGCACCACCAATGGCCATGGCGCGGTGGCCGACCTGGACGCGGCGCAGATCGCCGCGTTGCGCGTGCGCAGCGGCGGCGGCGGCCGCGCCAGCATGCTGACCGAGCGCCACCCGCCGACGTTGGCGCAGGCGCTGGCCGCAGCGCGCGGCCGGGTACTGGTGGACCTGGACGTCAAGGCAGCCGCGCTGGACCACGTCATCGATGTGGTCGAGGCGGCCGCGGCGCAGCGTGACGTGCTGTTGAACGTCCCGCTGGACGTGCCGCAGGCGGCGCTGCAGCGCGCGCGCAAGGCCGGCATCGCGCTGCAGGTGCTGTACCTGCAACGCGACACCGCGCTTTCGCCGCAACAGGCGCTGCACCAAGCCGCCGCGCTGCGTCCAGCAGTGGTGCAGTTGATGTTCGACGACCCGGCGGTATTGGCCATCGCCCAACGCGAACTGGCGCCGCATACGCGCCTGTTCGTCAACACGATGAGCAACGACATCGCCAGCGGCAAGCCGATGCGGCTATCGGCGAACTACACCGACCAGCGCGCGCTGCGCGATCCGGCCAGCGTCTGGGGCGCGCTGCGAACACAGGGGGTGAGCATGATCCAGACCGACGAGCCAATGGCGCTGCAACGCTACTTGCGCACATCGGACATACACCGGTAG
- a CDS encoding glycerophosphodiester phosphodiesterase family protein, with amino-acid sequence MKSSKKRFKTLSLVLACASLTVLSGLASAANNWNPQHILNTMKSPYQGNRASVAVIAHRGLVGNGCPENSTCSILNTYNNNIEAIELDVKQSSDGQLWLFHDQNAGRVIDHSPNFNIFQNGLNPSGWNPDIRTMTSHELVNSFLRDKNFAKTNYRPVPLGGALNTVVSHANHMVVVLDLKTLDAVSRAADLARSFRMENQVVLKFSASLLAGKPGDITRFTKGVAFAPTVYAGDMDRLADGGYTGLCGAITPNSPSCRVNAWIEQARGQNGFAWLEIGNKQPRRSDPTAELLAGQQAHHHALGAFSPVPEYRLSAHDGQHFVRSNGTCCAALSDYLTRTKYFGNEAADDRSDFGVQALAGFTSIITDDPLSITRSHIFRNTSRYE; translated from the coding sequence ATGAAATCGTCCAAGAAACGCTTCAAGACCTTATCGCTGGTCCTGGCCTGCGCCTCGCTGACCGTGTTGTCCGGCCTCGCCTCGGCGGCCAACAACTGGAATCCGCAGCACATCCTCAACACCATGAAAAGCCCCTACCAGGGCAACCGCGCCAGCGTCGCGGTGATCGCGCATCGCGGCCTGGTCGGCAACGGCTGCCCGGAAAATTCCACCTGCTCCATCCTCAACACCTACAACAACAACATCGAAGCAATCGAACTGGACGTCAAGCAGTCCTCCGATGGGCAACTGTGGCTGTTCCACGACCAGAACGCCGGCCGCGTGATCGACCATTCGCCGAACTTCAACATCTTCCAGAATGGGCTCAACCCGTCCGGCTGGAATCCGGACATCCGCACCATGACCAGCCACGAGCTGGTCAATTCGTTCCTGCGCGACAAGAACTTCGCCAAGACCAATTACCGTCCTGTGCCGCTCGGCGGCGCGCTCAACACCGTTGTCAGCCACGCCAATCATATGGTCGTGGTGCTGGACCTGAAAACCCTGGACGCGGTGTCGCGCGCGGCCGACCTGGCCCGCTCCTTCCGCATGGAAAACCAGGTGGTGCTGAAGTTCAGCGCCTCGTTGCTGGCCGGCAAGCCTGGCGACATCACCCGCTTCACCAAGGGCGTCGCGTTCGCACCGACCGTCTACGCCGGCGACATGGACAGGCTCGCCGACGGCGGCTACACCGGCCTGTGCGGAGCGATCACTCCCAACTCGCCGTCCTGCCGCGTCAATGCCTGGATCGAACAGGCCCGCGGCCAGAACGGCTTCGCCTGGCTGGAAATCGGCAACAAACAACCGCGCCGCAGCGATCCGACCGCCGAACTGCTGGCCGGCCAGCAGGCCCATCACCACGCGCTCGGTGCGTTCTCGCCGGTGCCGGAGTACCGCCTCAGCGCCCACGACGGCCAGCATTTCGTTCGTAGCAACGGGACCTGCTGTGCGGCGCTGAGCGACTACCTGACGCGCACCAAGTACTTCGGCAACGAAGCCGCCGACGACCGTTCCGACTTCGGCGTGCAGGCGTTGGCCGGCTTCACCAGCATCATCACCGACGACCCGCTCAGCATTACCCGTTCGCACATTTTCCGTAATACCTCGCGCTACGAGTGA